Proteins from a genomic interval of Clostridium scatologenes:
- the nth gene encoding endonuclease III — protein MNKKNINKVLEILSKTYPDAKCALNFKSPYELLISTILSAQCTDVRVNIVTEKLYEKYNNPEAMITLTEEELSEKIRSCGFYKNKSKNILGATKAILENGGKVPDTMEELLKLPGVGRKTANVVLSNAFGVPAIAVDTHVFRVSNRLGIAKGDTPEQVEQGLMKNVPRDMWSDTHHYLIWHGRLICKSRKPDCEKCPLALYCEYFSGGDTTD, from the coding sequence ATGAATAAAAAAAATATAAATAAAGTTTTGGAAATATTAAGTAAAACATATCCTGATGCAAAGTGTGCACTTAATTTTAAATCACCATATGAATTACTAATTTCCACCATATTATCAGCACAATGTACTGATGTAAGAGTAAATATTGTAACAGAGAAATTATATGAAAAATATAATAATCCTGAAGCAATGATAACTTTAACAGAAGAAGAATTATCAGAGAAAATTAGAAGCTGTGGTTTTTATAAGAATAAAAGTAAGAACATATTAGGCGCTACTAAGGCTATTTTAGAAAATGGAGGAAAAGTTCCAGATACTATGGAAGAACTTTTAAAGCTTCCAGGGGTGGGGAGAAAAACTGCTAATGTAGTTTTATCCAATGCATTTGGAGTACCAGCTATAGCTGTAGATACTCATGTGTTTAGAGTATCTAACAGACTTGGGATTGCAAAGGGAGATACTCCAGAACAAGTAGAACAGGGACTTATGAAAAATGTTCCAAGAGATATGTGGAGTGATACTCACCACTACCTGATATGGCATGGAAGACTTATTTGCAAATCTAGAAAACCAGATTGTGAAAAATGTCCATTGGCACTTTACTGTGAGTATTTCAGTGGAGGAGACACAACTGATTAA
- a CDS encoding lysophospholipid acyltransferase family protein, with protein MISPGMAKIISYLPKGLLERLCKKLIYGYVEKYADVQINGMENLKDVKRPILFICNHLSNSDALVINKFLKEEDITFVAGIKLSKNPLTNLGMSMTKTIPIRPNTADKDSISKIVKTLKAGNNVLIFPEGTRSRTSTMIEAKRGVFLVQKLSKASIIPLGIHGTEKLLPVEKDMGSEKFNYAKVTLNIGKQIEVPQKMENEDKHAYEERAVSFMMKKIAELLPESYRGIYQLKC; from the coding sequence ATGATTTCTCCTGGAATGGCTAAAATTATAAGCTATCTTCCTAAAGGACTTTTAGAACGGTTATGTAAAAAACTGATATATGGATATGTTGAAAAATATGCAGATGTTCAAATTAATGGTATGGAAAATTTGAAAGATGTAAAAAGACCTATATTATTTATATGTAATCATTTGAGTAATTCAGATGCATTGGTTATAAACAAATTCCTTAAAGAAGAAGATATAACTTTTGTAGCAGGCATAAAGCTTTCAAAAAACCCTTTAACGAATTTAGGAATGAGCATGACTAAAACTATACCTATAAGACCTAATACAGCAGATAAAGACTCTATATCTAAAATCGTAAAGACTCTAAAGGCGGGTAATAATGTACTTATATTTCCTGAGGGTACAAGAAGTAGAACTTCTACTATGATAGAAGCCAAAAGAGGAGTTTTTTTAGTACAAAAATTAAGTAAGGCATCTATAATACCTTTAGGAATTCATGGAACAGAAAAATTATTGCCTGTAGAAAAAGATATGGGATCAGAGAAATTTAACTATGCTAAAGTTACATTAAATATAGGAAAACAAATCGAAGTTCCACAAAAGATGGAAAACGAAGATAAACATGCTTATGAAGAAAGAGCTGTAAGTTTTATGATGAAGAAAATTGCAGAACTTCTTCCTGAGTCTTATAGAGGTATTTATCAATTAAAATGTTAA
- the queG gene encoding tRNA epoxyqueuosine(34) reductase QueG, whose amino-acid sequence MNYKSMIINYCKDIGLDTVGFTKCRVFEELKHYFEYRKSMSLINEFEEQDINKKINPFMYMKDGKTIISIAFPYLFNNDFQQQVGFSKYTQGRDYHVVVSEYLKKICSFIEKEMSGKAVYFVDSNSLPERYIAKLCGVGFIGKNNMIITEKYGSYAFLGEIITNISIEEDEPIECKCEDCDLCQKSCPTGAIRKENNSNICLSYISQKKEIDDEWFNKLKGRIFGCDTCQGVCPFNKKPSFSNIEEFKPYDFMEVINLEELANIDKRVFLNKYSKSSCGWRGKNVLQRNALINIISMKNNINIKEINSPYVKNYYNRLLYHFKL is encoded by the coding sequence TTGAATTATAAAAGCATGATTATAAATTATTGTAAGGATATAGGATTAGATACAGTAGGATTTACAAAATGTAGAGTTTTTGAAGAGCTAAAGCATTATTTTGAATATAGAAAAAGTATGTCATTAATCAATGAATTTGAAGAGCAAGATATAAATAAAAAAATTAATCCATTTATGTATATGAAAGATGGAAAAACTATAATTTCTATTGCATTTCCTTATCTTTTTAATAATGATTTTCAGCAGCAAGTAGGTTTTTCTAAATATACTCAGGGAAGGGATTATCATGTAGTAGTATCTGAGTATTTGAAAAAGATATGCAGCTTTATAGAAAAGGAGATGTCAGGTAAGGCTGTTTATTTTGTGGATAGTAATTCCCTGCCAGAAAGGTATATAGCTAAACTTTGTGGTGTAGGATTTATAGGGAAAAATAATATGATTATTACGGAGAAATATGGTTCTTATGCATTTTTGGGAGAAATAATAACTAATATATCAATAGAAGAGGATGAACCTATAGAGTGTAAATGTGAGGATTGTGATTTGTGTCAAAAATCATGTCCCACAGGAGCTATAAGAAAGGAGAATAATTCTAATATATGTCTTTCGTATATTAGTCAGAAAAAAGAAATAGATGATGAGTGGTTTAATAAATTAAAAGGAAGAATTTTTGGATGTGATACTTGTCAGGGCGTATGTCCTTTTAATAAAAAACCCAGTTTCTCTAATATAGAAGAATTTAAACCATATGATTTCATGGAAGTAATAAATTTAGAAGAGTTGGCAAATATAGATAAAAGAGTCTTTTTAAACAAATATTCAAAAAGTTCATGTGGATGGAGAGGAAAAAATGTACTGCAGAGGAATGCATTAATTAATATAATAAGTATGAAAAATAATATAAATATAAAAGAGATTAATTCTCCTTATGTAAAAAATTATTATAATAGACTTTTATACCATTTCAAACTATAA
- the epsC gene encoding serine O-acetyltransferase EpsC, protein MKNDPAARNPVEVFILYPCIHAFIHHRMAHFLYKKKFFFLARLISQLSRFFTGIEIHPGAQIGKGMFIDHGMGVVIGETAEIGDNVTLYHGVTLGGTGKDKGKRHPTVGSNVTIGAGAKILGPITIGDNVKIGANSVVLKNVPSNTTAVGIPARIIYNKANPIIEIKDYQGQRKKIYNEMVI, encoded by the coding sequence ATGAAGAATGATCCTGCAGCAAGAAATCCAGTAGAAGTATTTATCCTTTATCCATGCATCCATGCTTTTATACACCATAGAATGGCTCACTTTTTATATAAAAAGAAGTTTTTCTTTTTAGCTAGACTAATATCACAGTTATCTAGGTTTTTTACTGGGATAGAAATACACCCTGGAGCTCAAATTGGAAAGGGAATGTTTATAGATCATGGAATGGGTGTAGTTATAGGAGAAACTGCTGAGATAGGTGATAATGTTACTCTTTACCATGGGGTAACTTTAGGAGGAACAGGTAAAGATAAAGGAAAAAGACATCCAACTGTAGGCAGTAATGTTACAATAGGAGCAGGAGCTAAAATTTTGGGACCTATAACTATTGGAGACAATGTAAAGATAGGAGCTAACTCAGTGGTACTAAAAAATGTACCTTCAAATACAACAGCAGTTGGAATACCAGCTAGAATTATATATAATAAGGCTAATCCTATAATAGAAATAAAAGACTACCAAGGACAAAGAAAAAAGATATATAATGAAATGGTAATATAA
- the cysK gene encoding cysteine synthase A, with the protein MIYNNAIEMIGGTPLFKLNNIIDENSAEVYVKLEKFNPGASIKDRAALGMIEKAEKEGLIKKGDTIVEPTSGNMGIGLAMIGKLKGYKVIIVMPETMSIERRNTIKAYGAELVLTEGAKGMKGAIEKASEIVKGKEGYYIPQQFMNEANPLKHYETTADEIIKDLNSVDVFTAGVGTGGTLIGVGKRLKEIDKTIKIIAVEPEKSPVISGGQASPHKIQGIGAGFIPDIYKKEFVDEVMTISDEEAFEYARLMAREEGILVGISSGANIAAAIKLAKKLGKGKKVATVAPDGGEKYLSMGLY; encoded by the coding sequence ATGATTTATAATAATGCAATAGAAATGATAGGTGGAACACCTTTATTTAAACTTAATAATATAATTGACGAAAATTCAGCAGAGGTATATGTAAAGCTTGAAAAATTCAATCCAGGAGCAAGCATTAAGGATAGAGCAGCATTAGGTATGATAGAAAAAGCAGAGAAAGAAGGGCTTATAAAAAAAGGTGATACTATAGTTGAACCTACTAGTGGAAATATGGGAATTGGACTTGCAATGATAGGTAAATTAAAAGGTTATAAGGTTATAATTGTGATGCCTGAAACTATGAGTATAGAAAGAAGAAATACTATAAAGGCTTATGGGGCGGAGCTGGTTCTTACAGAAGGAGCTAAGGGAATGAAAGGTGCTATAGAAAAAGCATCAGAAATAGTTAAAGGAAAAGAAGGATATTATATACCTCAACAATTTATGAATGAAGCAAATCCATTAAAGCATTATGAAACTACTGCAGATGAAATAATTAAAGATTTAAATAGTGTAGATGTATTTACTGCTGGTGTAGGTACAGGTGGAACTTTAATAGGAGTAGGAAAAAGGTTAAAGGAAATAGATAAAACTATAAAAATAATTGCAGTAGAACCTGAAAAATCACCTGTAATATCAGGAGGTCAAGCATCTCCGCACAAAATACAAGGGATAGGAGCTGGCTTTATTCCAGATATTTATAAAAAAGAGTTTGTAGATGAAGTTATGACTATATCTGATGAAGAAGCTTTTGAATATGCAAGACTTATGGCAAGAGAAGAGGGAATTTTAGTAGGTATATCTTCGGGAGCAAATATAGCAGCAGCTATAAAGCTTGCTAAGAAGTTAGGAAAAGGTAAGAAAGTAGCTACTGTTGCGCCAGATGGAGGAGAAAAATATCTATCTATGGGACTTTATTAA
- the sleB gene encoding spore cortex-lytic enzyme: MTKKILKIRREAICALMIIITYVSTTLYVAPYNNAVNAVAYYYGSKGGVVSQIQSKLKAWYYYDGGVDGVYGYKTFTAVKKFQSKNGLKVDGVVGDSTLKALGIYSVKAASTGNSNSSSNQDVTLLSRLINGEARGEPYEGQVAVGAVILNRTRDPKFPSTIAGVIYQPGAFTAIVDGQIHANMEQSSINAARDALNGWDPSGGAIYYFNPSTATSAWIWSRPLIKVIGSHRFCK, from the coding sequence ATGACGAAAAAGATTTTAAAGATTAGGCGAGAAGCGATTTGTGCACTTATGATTATAATTACATATGTTTCCACTACATTATATGTGGCTCCTTATAATAATGCTGTAAATGCAGTAGCTTATTACTATGGATCTAAAGGTGGAGTAGTTTCACAAATACAAAGTAAGCTTAAGGCATGGTATTATTATGATGGTGGTGTTGATGGTGTATATGGATATAAGACTTTTACAGCTGTTAAAAAATTTCAATCTAAAAATGGATTGAAAGTAGATGGGGTTGTAGGAGATTCTACCCTTAAAGCATTAGGTATATATAGTGTTAAGGCGGCATCAACAGGAAATAGTAATAGTTCAAGTAATCAGGATGTAACATTACTTTCTAGACTGATAAATGGAGAGGCTAGAGGAGAACCTTACGAAGGTCAAGTGGCAGTAGGAGCAGTAATTTTGAATAGAACAAGAGATCCAAAATTCCCTTCTACAATAGCAGGAGTTATTTATCAACCAGGTGCTTTTACAGCTATAGTAGATGGTCAAATACATGCAAATATGGAACAAAGTTCTATAAATGCAGCTAGGGATGCCCTAAATGGATGGGATCCTTCAGGTGGAGCAATATATTATTTTAATCCATCTACAGCAACTAGCGCTTGGATATGGTCAAGACCGTTAATTAAGGTTATAGGAAGTCATAGATTTTGTAAATAG
- a CDS encoding Nramp family divalent metal transporter: MILGIIGPGLITANAGNDAGGVATYSVVGAHYGYSMLWGMFVIAIGLAVIQEMNARMAVVTGKGLSDLIRERFGVKWAFFAMIVLIIANLGVCIGDFAGIAASLELFNISKYITIPIFAVVMWFMLTKGSYSKAEKIFLILTLTFLGYVVTAFLVKPNWGHVITSIVKPQAKLDKGYFLVLIGMIGTTITPYMQFYLQSSIVDKGISLKEYKYEKMDVYVGTIWAILTALFITVCTAETLFKAGISIDSAQDAASALRPLAGNYSFMLFAIGLFGASFLACCVIPLCTAYAVCEAFGFESGIDNKIKEAPVFFGLFLFMIVISAVIVLLPNISLINIILVTQQLAGVLCPVVLIFMIKLVNDTEVMGKYVNSTIQNFIAKATVVLIIILTILAFGGNFI, encoded by the coding sequence ATGATACTAGGAATAATAGGGCCAGGGCTTATTACAGCAAATGCAGGAAATGATGCAGGTGGAGTAGCCACTTATTCTGTAGTAGGAGCTCACTATGGTTACTCCATGCTTTGGGGAATGTTTGTAATAGCTATAGGCCTTGCAGTAATTCAAGAAATGAATGCAAGAATGGCTGTAGTTACAGGAAAGGGACTTTCAGATTTAATAAGAGAAAGGTTTGGAGTAAAATGGGCCTTTTTCGCCATGATTGTACTTATAATTGCAAATTTAGGAGTATGTATAGGTGATTTTGCTGGAATTGCTGCTAGTTTAGAGTTGTTTAATATAAGTAAATATATAACAATTCCAATATTTGCAGTAGTTATGTGGTTTATGTTAACTAAAGGAAGTTATTCAAAAGCCGAGAAGATATTTTTGATTCTTACACTTACGTTCTTGGGATATGTTGTAACTGCATTCTTAGTGAAACCCAACTGGGGTCATGTTATAACAAGTATTGTAAAACCACAGGCTAAGCTTGATAAAGGGTATTTTTTAGTGCTTATAGGAATGATAGGAACTACTATAACACCTTATATGCAATTTTATTTACAATCATCCATAGTGGATAAAGGGATATCCTTAAAAGAGTATAAATATGAGAAAATGGATGTTTATGTGGGAACTATTTGGGCAATATTAACTGCACTTTTTATAACTGTATGTACTGCAGAAACTTTATTTAAAGCAGGTATAAGTATAGATAGTGCACAGGATGCAGCATCAGCATTAAGACCATTAGCAGGAAATTATTCATTTATGCTATTTGCCATTGGACTTTTTGGTGCATCGTTTTTAGCATGTTGTGTTATACCTTTATGCACAGCTTATGCCGTATGTGAGGCATTTGGATTTGAAAGTGGTATTGACAATAAAATAAAGGAAGCACCCGTATTTTTTGGTTTGTTTTTATTTATGATTGTCATAAGTGCAGTAATAGTCTTGCTTCCTAATATTTCCTTGATTAATATAATATTAGTAACTCAGCAGTTGGCAGGAGTATTATGTCCTGTGGTACTTATATTTATGATAAAACTTGTAAATGATACTGAAGTAATGGGCAAATATGTTAATAGTACAATACAAAACTTTATTGCAAAAGCTACAGTAGTACTTATAATAATACTTACAATATTAGCTTTTGGTGGAAACTTTATATAG
- a CDS encoding magnesium transporter, protein MKKLSAFFLSKILHRKIYDEFNDSIGKLCDIYVTTEDGLPRAIGYKIKKDGEILNCEFKNITFYEDDDRIIIKGEGVREIILQKYSYLLSKHLLDRQIVDINGKKLVRVNDLRIAEIAGEFRVVAVDTGVLALGRRLGVENMVKSCYKLFNKKPADSLIIWDNVESLEMVNDNLKLSVTYKKLSKLHPADLADIFEDMDINYRKKVFESLDQNLAADILEEIEPDVQADIIENLSQSKRDEVLDNMPNDEIADILDEVDEETAEKILLSMEKEDADEVRILMQYEDETVGSIMNKDFIDFNINITVEETIELLRETNPEDEVSHYIYITDQQERLQGVVSLKALIMSEPKNRLREIMLTSIVKINDNENIDEAIEMCSKYDLLSLPVVDSNEKLCGVVIMSDIVEDILIPTWRKRFKKVG, encoded by the coding sequence ATGAAAAAGTTATCTGCATTCTTTCTAAGCAAAATTCTTCATAGAAAAATTTATGATGAATTTAACGATTCAATAGGAAAACTTTGTGATATTTATGTAACTACTGAAGACGGACTTCCAAGAGCAATAGGTTACAAAATAAAAAAAGATGGAGAAATTTTAAACTGTGAATTCAAGAATATTACATTTTATGAGGATGATGATAGGATAATAATAAAAGGTGAAGGTGTAAGAGAAATAATATTGCAGAAGTATTCATATCTTTTATCTAAGCATCTATTAGATAGACAAATTGTAGATATCAATGGAAAAAAGCTTGTAAGAGTTAATGATTTAAGAATTGCCGAGATAGCAGGGGAATTTAGAGTAGTAGCAGTAGATACTGGAGTTTTAGCTTTAGGTAGAAGACTTGGTGTGGAAAATATGGTTAAAAGTTGCTATAAGTTATTCAATAAAAAACCAGCAGATAGTCTAATTATTTGGGATAATGTTGAATCATTAGAAATGGTCAATGACAATTTAAAATTATCTGTTACCTATAAAAAATTATCAAAACTCCATCCTGCTGATTTAGCAGATATTTTTGAGGATATGGATATAAATTATAGAAAAAAAGTTTTTGAAAGCTTGGATCAAAATCTTGCAGCGGATATTTTAGAGGAAATTGAACCAGATGTTCAAGCAGATATTATTGAGAACTTAAGTCAATCTAAGAGAGACGAAGTATTAGATAATATGCCAAATGATGAAATTGCAGATATATTGGATGAAGTTGATGAAGAAACTGCTGAAAAGATTCTTTTATCTATGGAGAAAGAAGATGCTGATGAAGTAAGAATACTTATGCAATATGAAGATGAAACTGTAGGAAGCATAATGAATAAAGACTTTATAGATTTTAATATAAACATAACTGTTGAAGAAACTATAGAACTTTTAAGAGAAACAAATCCAGAGGATGAAGTGTCACATTATATATATATTACAGATCAGCAAGAAAGACTTCAAGGAGTAGTGTCATTAAAGGCCCTTATAATGTCAGAACCTAAAAATAGACTTAGAGAAATAATGTTAACTAGTATAGTAAAGATAAATGATAATGAAAACATAGATGAAGCTATAGAAATGTGTTCGAAATATGATCTTCTCTCTTTACCTGTAGTGGACAGTAATGAAAAGCTGTGCGGTGTAGTTATAATGAGCGATATAGTAGAAGATATACTAATTCCGACATGGAGAAAGAGATTTAAAAAGGTAGGATAA
- a CDS encoding YgiQ family radical SAM protein, which produces MINKEFLPISKQDMKKRNIDQLDFIIITGDAYVDHPSFGTAIISRVLESEGFTVGIIAQPDWNNVEDFKRLGKPKFGFLVNSGNIDSMVNHYTASKKKRHDDLYSPGGKSGHRPDRALIVYCNKAREAYKNVPIMIGGIEASLRRFAHYDYWDNKVRRSILVDSKADLLMYGMGEKTVVQIANLLKYGMEINKLTNVRGTLYSCKEIDNLNDFIELPSFEEVYNDKKSYAEAYKTEYYEQDAISGKTLVQQHGDHYIVQNPPQFTLTEEEMDIVYDLPYTRTYHPIYESEGGIPAIKEVKFSITSHRGCFGACSFCALTFHQGRTIQARSENSILDEAKLLTTLNDFKGYIHDVGGPTANFRHKACKAQETRGICKNRLCLSPNPCKNLIVDHREYLNLLKQMRQIPGIKKVFIRSGIRYDYLIYDKNTAFFEELCKHHISGQLKVAPEHISDKVLKQMGKPSSKVYDRFSKKYFEINKKLNKKQYLVPYLMSSHPGSDLNAAIELALYIKNMGYIPEQVQDFYPTPGSLSTTMYYTGINPLTNEKVYIPKEQKEKNMQRALLQFSVPENYNLVKEALIKAHREDLIGNGSNCLIHETAPKRRTFHNNSSTTAKSKNESSHKHKNKIESLNKASKKSFKNKFKK; this is translated from the coding sequence ATAATAAATAAGGAATTTTTACCTATTAGTAAACAAGATATGAAAAAACGTAATATAGACCAATTAGATTTTATAATAATTACAGGCGATGCTTATGTAGATCACCCTTCTTTTGGTACTGCTATAATATCTAGAGTTTTAGAAAGCGAAGGTTTCACTGTTGGAATCATAGCTCAACCCGATTGGAATAATGTTGAAGATTTCAAACGTCTTGGAAAACCCAAGTTCGGCTTTCTTGTAAACTCTGGTAATATAGATTCAATGGTAAACCATTATACCGCTTCAAAGAAAAAGCGTCATGATGACTTATATTCTCCAGGTGGAAAAAGCGGTCACAGACCTGATAGAGCTCTTATTGTATATTGTAACAAAGCTAGAGAAGCTTATAAAAATGTACCAATTATGATTGGCGGCATCGAGGCAAGTTTAAGAAGATTTGCTCACTATGATTACTGGGATAATAAAGTAAGAAGAAGTATATTAGTCGATTCTAAAGCAGATCTTTTAATGTACGGGATGGGTGAAAAAACCGTAGTCCAAATAGCTAATCTTCTTAAATATGGTATGGAAATTAATAAACTAACAAATGTAAGAGGAACATTATATTCATGCAAGGAAATAGATAATTTAAATGATTTTATAGAGCTTCCTTCTTTTGAAGAAGTATATAATGATAAAAAAAGCTATGCAGAGGCTTATAAAACAGAATACTATGAACAGGATGCTATAAGTGGAAAAACCTTAGTTCAACAGCATGGTGATCACTACATTGTTCAAAATCCTCCTCAATTCACTTTAACTGAAGAGGAAATGGATATAGTATATGATCTTCCTTATACTAGAACATATCACCCTATATATGAGTCTGAAGGTGGTATCCCTGCTATAAAGGAAGTTAAGTTTTCTATTACTAGTCATAGAGGTTGTTTTGGAGCTTGTTCCTTCTGTGCTCTTACTTTTCATCAAGGAAGGACTATTCAAGCAAGAAGCGAAAACTCCATTTTAGATGAAGCAAAACTTTTAACTACATTAAATGATTTTAAAGGCTATATACATGATGTAGGTGGACCTACTGCAAACTTTAGACATAAAGCATGTAAAGCTCAAGAAACTCGCGGAATTTGTAAAAATAGGTTATGTCTTTCACCTAATCCTTGTAAAAATCTAATAGTTGATCATAGGGAATACTTAAATCTTTTAAAACAAATGAGGCAAATTCCTGGAATTAAAAAAGTTTTTATACGTTCTGGAATAAGATATGATTACCTTATTTATGACAAAAATACTGCTTTTTTTGAAGAGCTATGTAAACATCATATAAGTGGTCAACTTAAGGTAGCACCAGAACATATAAGCGATAAAGTTCTTAAACAAATGGGAAAACCTAGTAGTAAAGTATATGATAGATTTTCCAAAAAATATTTTGAAATAAATAAAAAATTAAATAAAAAACAATATTTAGTACCTTATCTTATGTCTAGCCACCCTGGTAGTGATTTAAATGCTGCTATAGAATTAGCTTTATACATTAAAAATATGGGATATATTCCTGAACAAGTTCAAGATTTTTATCCTACTCCAGGAAGTCTATCAACTACAATGTATTATACTGGGATTAACCCTTTAACCAATGAAAAAGTTTATATTCCTAAGGAACAAAAAGAGAAAAATATGCAGCGAGCTTTACTTCAATTTTCTGTTCCTGAGAACTATAACCTTGTAAAAGAAGCTTTAATTAAAGCCCATCGTGAAGATTTAATAGGAAATGGTTCCAATTGTCTTATTCACGAAACAGCACCTAAAAGAAGAACTTTTCATAATAATTCATCTACTACAGCTAAATCAAAAAATGAAAGTTCTCATAAACATAAAAATAAAATTGAGAGCTTAAATAAAGCATCTAAAAAATCATTTAAAAATAAGTTTAAAAAATAA
- a CDS encoding YegS/Rv2252/BmrU family lipid kinase, whose translation MKKVRFIYNPYSGENTIISGIDKVIRVHQKYGYEVVPFRISFEYSISEAFEGIDKTYEYILIAGGDGTIDEAVNHMKNLDLNIPIAILPVGTANDFAKFIGIPEDIEEACEQILNSKPRKLDLGKINDKYFLNVASTGLFTDVSQRTDVNLKNTIGKLAYYIKALEQLPSLRKLKIRVSSENDVFDDYMYLMLVFNGQTAGNLKFAYKAEVDDGMLDVIIIKAGMIKDMIALFIKMFKGEHLEGTEGLVYFKSNRIEIECHENIVTDIDGERGPDFPLVIECIKDGIEILGTNIPEKMLLS comes from the coding sequence ATGAAGAAAGTAAGGTTTATATATAATCCGTATTCTGGAGAAAATACTATAATAAGTGGTATTGACAAGGTTATAAGAGTGCATCAAAAATATGGATATGAAGTTGTACCTTTCAGAATTAGTTTTGAATATAGTATAAGCGAAGCCTTTGAAGGTATAGATAAAACTTATGAATATATTTTAATAGCTGGTGGAGATGGGACTATTGATGAAGCTGTAAATCACATGAAAAATCTAGATTTGAATATTCCTATAGCAATACTTCCAGTAGGTACTGCTAATGATTTTGCAAAATTTATTGGAATTCCTGAAGATATAGAGGAAGCTTGTGAACAAATATTAAATAGTAAACCTAGAAAATTAGATTTAGGAAAAATAAATGATAAATATTTTTTGAATGTAGCAAGCACAGGACTTTTTACAGATGTATCACAAAGAACAGATGTGAACTTAAAAAATACAATAGGAAAGCTTGCTTATTATATTAAAGCATTAGAACAATTACCTAGTCTTAGAAAACTTAAAATAAGAGTATCATCTGAAAATGATGTATTTGATGATTATATGTACTTGATGTTAGTATTTAACGGACAGACTGCTGGAAATTTAAAGTTTGCATATAAAGCAGAAGTTGACGACGGAATGTTGGATGTGATAATAATAAAAGCAGGAATGATAAAAGACATGATAGCACTTTTTATAAAAATGTTCAAAGGCGAACATTTAGAAGGCACAGAAGGACTTGTATATTTTAAATCTAATAGAATAGAGATAGAATGTCATGAAAATATAGTAACAGATATAGATGGGGAAAGAGGACCAGATTTTCCATTGGTTATAGAATGTATAAAAGATGGAATAGAAATTTTAGGTACAAATATACCTGAGAAGATGCTTTTAAGTTAA
- a CDS encoding CBS domain-containing protein codes for MKVQDIMTKCVVSLNAEDNVERAAQLMRKHNIGAIPVCNGDKVIGIVTDRDIAIRSSAEGQNSQKQTVREIMSSNPVVGDPSMDIEDASRIMSERQIRRLPIMESNNLVGVVSLGDIAVEPNLQEKAEEALSNISEQTAPEI; via the coding sequence ATGAAAGTTCAAGATATTATGACTAAATGTGTTGTTAGCTTAAATGCCGAAGATAATGTTGAAAGAGCGGCACAACTTATGAGGAAACATAATATAGGAGCAATTCCCGTATGTAATGGAGACAAAGTTATAGGAATAGTTACAGATAGGGATATAGCTATAAGATCTTCAGCTGAAGGACAGAATTCTCAAAAGCAAACAGTTAGGGAAATCATGTCATCAAATCCAGTTGTAGGTGATCCTAGTATGGATATTGAAGATGCATCTAGAATTATGAGTGAAAGACAAATAAGAAGATTGCCTATAATGGAATCTAATAATCTAGTTGGAGTAGTATCTTTAGGAGACATAGCTGTTGAGCCTAATCTTCAAGAAAAAGCAGAAGAAGCACTTAGTAATATTTCTGAACAGACTGCACCAGAAATTTAA